From the Lemur catta isolate mLemCat1 chromosome 1, mLemCat1.pri, whole genome shotgun sequence genome, the window ATGCATTGTACTTAGCATCTCTCAGAATTTCTATTTTGGAACTAATGTGCTTAGGGAGTGCAGCTTTGGCTACCAGGTCATGTGGTACAGAAAGAGCCTGCATAGTAATGACTGTGACATGTGAACCCCAAGCTAATTGTATTCAGTGGTCTCACAATTAATGTGAGAGACCGTGGATGGGGAGACAAAAGGATGGGCGAATGGAGGTGGAGAGACAGGTGGCTGGTgagatgagtgggtgggtgaatGGACAGGTTGGTAGGCAGGTAGATGGATGAATCAGTTTCTAGATGGCAGGCAAGTTGATGAACGGCTGAGTGCATGGATGGGTGGAGGGGTAAGTGAGTGGATGGAAGATGGCTGGATGAGGAAAATGGAAGGGGAAGTGGGCAGAGGGGTAGATATATGAGAGGATATATGAGTAGAAAGATGAATAGAAGCACAGATAACTAATGGGTGGATagatgaatggaaggaaggagggaagaaaggaaggaaggaaagtaggTAGGTTGGTtaagggatgaatggatggatgggagggtgggtgggtaAGTGGATgtatgaatggatggatggaagaaagagcaggtggttggatggatggatgaatagaaaGCTGAGTGGgcagatagatggatggatgaatagaagggcgagtggatggatggatagatggatggatggaaaggtgggtggatagatgaatggaaggaaggaagggtcaagggatgaatggaagggtgggagggtgggtggcTGAGTGGATGGATGCATAGATGGAAGAGTGGGTGGGTAGTTTGGATGGATGAATGTATGGggtcaatgaaagaaaaaaatggataacaaatCGGAGGCAAAAACTAAATCTTCTCTCCCTGACATCCCGGGGCCCCAGGAGCAGGTACAGTTCCATCAGCCCCTCAGGGGCCAGCCAGGCGTCAAGTGCTAACTTCCACACTTCCTACTATGAGCCTTTCGGTTGCAGAGACTACCTGCAAGGTGGGTGCTAAGCTCCTGGAGATGGAAGGTAGGAGGCATCCTCCAGCTGCAGGCTCATTAGCAGTATTTACACCAGTCATCTCAAGTCCCTGGGGCACAGAGAGAGCCAATTCTGCATGAGACAGCAGGGGCAGGCCCTGATGGCACCCTTGGGACCTTCCCACTGGCAGAGGGGAGCCCCAGAGAGCAGCCCCCAAACCCCTGCCAGCCACTGCCTCCAGGGAAGCAGGGGCCTGGCAGGACTTTTATTGTGCTGGGGAGACTCACCTTTGTGACATCCAGTCAGGGTCGCCCGGAGGGGTCCTCCCCAGGGCTGGAGGAATCCTCCAAGGGGCACCAGCACAGGGTGTGGGCACACCCGGAACCAGCTTAGCAGGCCCCACCAGTGTTTCATGCCAGGGGGCGAAGAAATAGAGTCTGGCCAGGAGTTCCGTGTACAGCAGGCTCCGCTCTGCAACAAAGGGGACGTCAGTTAAGTCACCTGGGTTGAGTCCCCACGCTCTGCAGGGGCTTCTGGACAGAAGAGAAGACCCAACACCTTGGGTGCTGGCCCCTGccatcctctcctgcctcctctgccaTTCAGACACCCTCACCCCTACTTCAAGCACCCGGTGGtctccagcctcagggcctttgcacacgctgttccctctgcctggaacactttcCCATCTTCCCCCTTTCTCATAGCAACTGTTGACTAAGGAAGGGGGGAATCAAGCTTTTAAAGAATTCCGGTTAGTTTTACTCAGAAGTCTTACTGAGGACTACAAACCGGGACCTGTAGCCCGGGAGCAGCCGTTCAGATGGGTTCAATCACACTGCCCAGGACAGTGTTTCAGCCCAGGTGGTGGAGGTTTAGGACGTGCAAAATCACATCAGACTTCCTCGGAAGTTACATTCCAGCAGCAGCACATCAAGGTTTGGATATAAGAGTGCATCTGATCTTAGATCACAGAAGCATATTCGTTAACCCCGTCAGATGTTATTTTTTGTGTAGAAAAAAGCCAAGGCCacattcatttatcttttaaggaaTAGAGTGACTCAGCCAAGAGACATGGGGGCCCCCTGCTCTATTGTGTTTTGTCTTCAAAGCATTTTTTCACAGAGCTGCCTCACAGAGTCAGGAACTTCGTGAAATTATGCCGGCAAGCGGCCATGAGCACACATGGCCTCTGACATTTGCTACTTTGTGTCACACAACCAACCCCTCGTCCTCAGCTTAGCCCAAAGGTCGCTTCTTCAAGAAGCACTCTGCAGCCCAACACGCCAATCCCCACCTCGCCCCCAGCTCAGGTTGTATCACAGTTGGGATttcacattttttgtgtgtgtttttacatttcatttcattttgtttcatttcctttcagttttggagacagactctcgctctgtcacccaggctggagtgcaatggcaccatcagagctcactgcagcctctaactcctgggctcaagtgatcctcccacctcagcctcccaagcagctgggactacaggtgcaccaccacatcacgcccagctaataaGGTCTTTAATTaatctttaatttaatcacatcttttGCCATGCAAGGTAACAATCACAGGTTGCAGCAATGGGGAAGTAACACGGTCAGCCCTGTGAGATGCAATCCGTATCTGTGAGTTCTGCATCcctggattcaaccaaccatagaccaaaataattttttttaaaaatttgaatcttgataatgaaatgttaaagaattttttaaaaatataaaaaaattgcacttgtactgaacatgtacagacttttgtcaggattccctaaacaatacagtatcaCAACTATATACATACTGTTTATATTGTATTAAGCACTTTAAATAATCTAGAGAGATTTAAAGTGtgcaggaggatgtgtgtaggttatatgcaaatactacattaTTTATATCAGAGACTTGGGTGTCCCCGGATTTTAGTATCCACAGGAGACCTAGAACtcatcccccatggataccaaggtaGGACTATATACCTTTTAGGGGAGCAGTTTTCTGCTTACTACATAGAGATATCGCAATTATTATTCCAAGTTTATAAAGaggaaaattgaggcacagaggttaagcaacttgcacAAGTTCACATAGCCAGTAAGAAGAGGGGCTCTGGTCCAAAATGATTCCTgtggggcgcggtggctcacacctgtaatcccagcactctgggaggccaagatgggaggatcactagagctcaggagttcgagaccagcctgagcaggagtgagactccccccctccccccgtctctactaagaacaGAAAAATCAGTAGGGTATcttggcaggcacctgtagtgccagctactcaggaggctgaggcaggaggatcgcttgagcccaggagtttgaggctacagtgagctatgatgatgccactgcactctacccagggcaacagagtgagaccctgtctccaaaataaaagtTCCTACAGCCATGTCTTTGCAATGGACTGAATGACAGGAAACCAATTTTCAACCCTAAATTctgctgtcattattattatattttgaatttcatcaaTACAAATATGTAGGAACTTTGTTTTCTCTCGTTATATAAGTACCTACACAATTTCCTCAATTCTGCTTGAGATATTTCCTGTCTGGCCCTTTCTAGAGAAAGGTGCCGGCCCAGGGTGAGGGGAGGGCGCTGCTCTCCCAGGTTCAATTCAAAATTCCAGAAGTGCTAGAAGAAAACCTACCGGTTTCACCGGGAAAGGGGAGAGGTTTAAGGAAAATCCCCCTCGCAGCACAGGCAGCAGAGTGGGTTTCTAGAGGTCTGTGCAGAGCAACCCCGCCCCCTGGCCAGGCCGTGCAGACTCACGGGTGCCTCGGAGCTCCACGGCcgggtggcagagctggagggcTTCACGGACCAGGCTGACCTCAGGACAGTCCAGGTAAGGGGCACACAGGTTGAAATCATCCAGCAGGTCCTCAGTCTCCCCGGAGAGGCCCTGGCAAGAAATCCAGCTCATGCTGCCTGCAGAGCAAAAGGGGGGATAATGAGGGAAGGACACACCCACCTCCAGCTCATCCAGGGGGCAGAAAATCACCTCCCCAATTCATCCAGGGCTCTAGCTCCGCAGTACTGACGTTGGGGCTGGATGATTCTCTGGGATGTGTGTGTGCGGGCGCTGAACTGTGCATCGTGGGATGTAGAGCAGCAAGGCTGGCCTCCACCCACAAGAAGCCAGTAGCACCCCTGCCCCCAAGGGTGACAGTCAAAcatgtctgcagacattgccaagtgtccccgGGGGGCAAAGTCTCCCTTGATTGAGAATCACAGGGATGGAttagtgggtgggtggatggatggatggaagggcgaatagatggatggatagatgggtggtgAACAGACacaaagatggatggatggatggatggatggatggatgaacagacaggaagatggatgggtgggtagatggatggatggatggacagatgggaagatagatgagtggatggatagatgtatggaaggacagatggatggattgatagttggatggatggatggatggatggatggatgggctgatggatggatggatggatggactgaTGGATAGACGGATGGATGTACAGATGGGAAgatggatgggcagatggatAGATGTATGgaaggacagatggatggatggatggactgatagttggatggatggatggacaggaggatggatggttggatggatagATGTATGGAAGGATAGatggacagagagacagacagggtCTCTTGTGCTGAGGCAGGGTTTCTCACCCTCTGCACTCAACATCTGGGGCCAGATCATTCACTGCGGTGGGGTGTCCTGTGCACTGTGGGatgttgagcagcatccctggcctccactcATTAGATTCCAGTAGCCCCTTTCCCCCAGTCGTGACAAGCAAAACTGTCTGCAGACACTGTCAAGTGTCTCCAGGTGCAGAATGGTCTCTTGCGAGAACCTCTGCCTTAAGAGGAGCCCAGGATGTCCACGTTTGCCCGTGTCTCCCTGGGCCTCCTGTGTGGCCCAATGCCCTCTGAGATGGGGCAGCCCTTACCCAGCACCTCCTGCTTCAGCTCCTCCCAGCGGCCCGAGTGGAGCAGGTGACAGGGCAACTCCTCCAGCTTCCACACGTTTGCAACCGTGTCCGAGAACCACAGGGGCTGCGGGGCCACCtggcaggggagaagggaggctgCAGCTTGGAAACAAACATGGGCCAGGCCCGACAGTGCTGGAGGGGACAGTGACACAATGGGAGACCAACATACCCTTCGTCCCCCATGGCCAGGgctggggtaggggaggggataTGGGGAGAAGAGAGTCCAAGGGGGTGGTGTGTGACACTTCCTGGGGAAATAAGGAAGGTTTCCTGAAGGTGGGGGCACTGGAGCTGGGCCTCAGAGGACAAGCAGGAGTCTGTCTGGCAAATGTGTCAGAAAACAGTGGCATTCCAGGGCAAAGGAACAGAATGCCAGGACTGAATTATTAATGTGGCAGGCCGGGTAGAGAAGCACAGTGGGGAATGAGATTGGGGAGGTTTTAGGCGGCAGGTCATGAAGGTGAACATCAGGCTGGAGGTCTAGCTCAAGACAGAGAGCACTGGGGAGGTATAGAAGGTGGTAGAGGAGAGGCATGATCAGGTTGGATTGTCAGAGCATTCCTTGGGAGGATGAACTGTGACAAGAGGTCCCGAAACTGGGAGACCAGAAAGAGGGTCAAACTATGTACtcaggggacaggaggaggctGAGACTGTAGGGGCTCTAGGCACACAGAAGAGGGTCTCTGAGTCACTGgatagaggaaagaaaagaatcaggGTCTGGCCCTGCCTCCGGCCTCCCCGGTCCAGCAggggagacaaagaaaaagaaaaaattgagctATAACCAAAGAATTAAAAGTGTGATTTCCTAGTTGTGATCATTGTATATGATTATATAAGATTTCA encodes:
- the LOC123635689 gene encoding uncharacterized protein LOC123635689, producing MNSVQKNEHEKSLEHSKKRSRPSLLRPVSAPAKVRALRGGAEGCLVLGRRGPTGRAPGLDPAQQGAAAVPTPAVGAAPSGSGLLLGPAARARLHAPGRQPQVHQPVSPLCRQLAEVALERYLSGPEGAKRHSILADFFSGAWGQGTKKLITLPLVGTPLNLDHEVKSPGPLLPTCSLHPAEPSPYSLSLLLSPEKCHTPPPWTLFSPYPLPYPSPGHGGRRVCWSPIVSLSPPALSGLAHVCFQAAASLLPCQVAPQPLWFSDTVANVWKLEELPCHLLHSGRWEELKQEVLGSMSWISCQGLSGETEDLLDDFNLCAPYLDCPEVSLVREALQLCHPAVELRGTQRSLLYTELLARLYFFAPWHETLVGPAKLVPGVPTPCAGAPWRIPPALGRTPPGDPDWMSQRDLR